AACCGTCATACACTCCCAAATCATAATGCTtattccctccgtccttaaaaaaatctTAATTCCTAGGTTTTCGTGActaacatttgaccgttcgttttatttgaaaaagttacgaaaaaatttaaaaagataagtcatgtataaagtattattaatgttttatcatctaataataataaaaatattaattataaaaaaatcatataagacagacggttaaacgttgaacACCAGAAACTAAAAATTGAGTAGGGCACCTAGATGGCCAGCCTTTTGCCCACGAATCAGACGGCAGCACCACATGGTTAGGCACGCACACTGCAACGGTGTGTCCAGATTCCAGAATAGGCCAATCGTGGAGCTAAGCTCCTCCTCCAAACGACGGGAATCATGGCAGATGTTGGTGCTGCACGCCATGTACAGAAGCACACACCTAGTGATGCGGAGACGCTTGACGCATCTGCAGATTCCGGGCGAGACGCAAGCAAAACAACCGTACACGTATGCATCAACGCACGATGGGTCACACAACTCACACACACAGCCTTGCGCTCGAAGCTGGGCGGGTTTTGTTTAGTCGAGAGCGTGCCAGGTTGCGCCTTGGGAAAACCGCGGGTGGAGCTTTTGTTTTGGCTTGTGGGAGAAACACCGGCTAGCTAGCTCCCCACACTCGAGTGGCTCGACAAATACTAGTAGTACGCCTCTTTGCGCAATTGCACGCCTGCTTTTAATTTGTTGCACAGAGAAACGTACGGGAGCCAATGGGGTCTCGCGTTGCCGGCGAGGCCTCTTTCCGGGAAGCAGGCAGCGGCCATTGTCGAGATTGGTGCACGGCTTTTTTTTTAACCTGCAACTTCACGGAGAAGCGCAAAGCGGATTCTGGCGTTATTCACCTCGAGAGGCCTAAGAGCAACTTTAATAGCATAACCCActgctagctccaaatcatctatagccaattaatacaatagttgtttactatactattaatacctgatcccatatatcatacacacattacgtcttagagtccgtgatgcagctggctatagctatagatctgtagtccgctgctcttctctttttctttatctctctaaaatatgtttatagctggcttatagactgctattgtacatgctttAACAGGATGGCACATTGGCAGGAAATTGTATTGTATGAGTGGAATGCATCGAATGGCTGCATAAAGGAGATGGTTTGAATTGTCGCTGCCACGGGCAGGGGCGGGCATGGACGGTGCCCGTGCATGCGCTGTCACGGCCCCCGCTTCAGCGGTCTGACACATGTTGGGTTCATGCATCCGTCCGCGACGTGTCGCGCTGCCTGAATCGCTGTGTCCCTGGAGTTTTCTCTTGCTTTCGGTGAAAGCTAGGCAACAGAAACTGGAGAACGGATATTTTTGCTGCAGTAATTCCTTGCGAGGTGAACCTAAttttctcgtaaattagtcTCGACCTGTACACGCACAGGCGAGATTGATTGTTCTCGTAAATAGTTGAAACTGTAACtggggatgaaaaaaaaatcttaggaACGGCTCCGTTGGGGTAGCTATGTTTTCTCATCACAACTCTGATGATTCCCATGGCCATCTGATCTATTGGGGATTTTCCACAGCAAATTGATTCATAAGGGACATACCCTAATTGCATTAGAGTACGGTGAAATCGCGATCATATGTTACTTGAACTCGTGATTCTGCTAAAAAAATTGCATTGTAGGAACTTGGAAACTTTAAAGCCTTCCCAACTGCTTTGGATTTACAAAGTGATGATACACTCAGGCTCTAACGCGCACGCTGGCGCACAAACGCGACACGACCCGCAAAAGGGCGCCAATCTGAGAGCCAAGACAAGGTCGACCCGAGCGACCCACATGGCAAAGATCTCATCTTGCCGATGAACTTCCTCAgactcttctccggcgccgtcgGGCATCGCGGCCTTGGAGAAATCAATCTCCTTCGTCGCCGCATGTTGATGCGTGGCTTAGCTCTTGAAATCTCGTCTGGATTCAACGCCAATTCTTCTCAGCTGATCATTATATTATCGACGCAGCTTGATTAGCTCGCCACGGACACCTTCCTGGTCTCCCGGTGCCCGCGCCGCGAATCCGCCCTCCCGgagtactgctgctgctgcctccgTCCGGCCGACCTCGCGTACACCGCGTCGAGCTGCATCTGCTCGTAGCGGCACTCCTCGCTGCAGAAGGGCGTGTCCCCCTTGTACATGAAGATGTCGCTGTCCCTCGTGAGCTGCTTGGTGCAGAGCGCGCAGGCGTCCAGCGCGTGCCTGCCCTGCTCGCCCACCGGCTCGGCGTCGAAGAAGAAAGCGCAGGCAAGAGACGCCGCCATGGTGATGATGTTTATCTGAGAAGCGTTTTCTCGGTGGTTTGTGCTTTTGGCTAGTGGGAAGAAGAAGCGAGGCGATGAGTTGTTGGTGGAGCTCGAACGAGTGGGAGTGCGGGGATTATATGCGCAGCTCGGTGGGGCGTCGCGTCGCGCACGGGCGGGTGGGAGGGGAGAAAACCGTGGTTCCGCGCCGAGCTGCGGGCGAGACGGCACACGGGTCGGGGAGGCGGGTTCGCGCGCCAACCGGAGGCGGGATGGTGGCGGTTCGTCTTGTCTCACTTTTTTTTCAATTCGGGCCTGGACCACGGTGCCGTGTAGTGGTTGGGTTGGGTTCGGCTTGGCTGCCTTGATGGGCAGCGTCAAGTACGTGGCGGACGAGAACGACAGGAatctagaggggggggggggggggggggaaccgCACCAAAGACGTCCCTGTTGTTGTTACAGGGACGTGGAGTCAGTACTCAGTACCGCCCAAAAACCGTGGGCTAGGCCATTACTCACTGCTCTATCAGCAAGTGGTGATAATGCTTGCGGCTTGCTACGCTTTCTGCAGCAAAAGCGAGGTGCAACAATATATTCGCGGCAATAATCAATCGGAAAGCACTTGGCGCGGCTCTCTTAGTCGGAATCGTGTGCATCAGCATCAAATCTACATCATTACACGGCCCTCTAAACAGCGGCTTATAAACTAATCATGTGCCTTAGGGTTGATAATTAGCGCGCCAGCCTTTTTGCCAACATATCGGGCAGGCACCCGCACATGGTTTGGCacgctaagagcaagtttaatactatAGCCCACTACTGtcttcaattcatctatagtcaatctaatagctcatttatacaatagttacatagtacactattaatatccggtctcacttgtcatacacacgctgcgtcttggagtccgtgctatagctagctacaaatctgtagcccgctgcccttctatctcctcatttatctgcttaaaatatatttgcag
This window of the Oryza sativa Japonica Group chromosome 4, ASM3414082v1 genome carries:
- the LOC4336796 gene encoding FCS-Like Zinc finger 2, which translates into the protein MAASLACAFFFDAEPVGEQGRHALDACALCTKQLTRDSDIFMYKGDTPFCSEECRYEQMQLDAVYARSAGRRQQQQYSGRADSRRGHRETRKVSVAS